The nucleotide sequence CCTCGCTGCTGGTATCTTGACAACTCTCAATCTGTTTTGTTCTGCGAGCTCCCTGTACTCCCTGCCCTTTATTACCTGAAGCTGCCATAGTCTCAAGATAAAAATGGCAAAGACGATAAGAATAATATAGGCACCGAGCTTAATCCTCTTTTCCATTAATTAATCAATGTCTCCTCTACTTTTATTTCTTTCGGCCTTAAAATTGGATACACAAGCATTCCGAGGATAACAGTATACATGCCCGGAATAAACAGGCTCAGATTCCTCCCGATAGACGAAGTTGCAGTAAAGGTCTCAAGGCATACAAAGACAACGAGGCTGTCTAAAATGAAAATTAACAAAATCGCCAGCGTATTCAGAAGAATACCCCAATTAAAAAACTTTTCCTTTAATGAAATAAAGAGAAAACCTGCGATGGCCTTGCTCAAAAGTTGAGGACCTATAATAAATCCGCTTATTGCATCTAAAACAAGCCCTGTGCCACCTCCAAATAACATCCCGTGTAACTGCCCTTTTCTCAAGGCATAAAAGCAAACTATAATAAGCACCAGGTCAGGCTTTGGCCCGGAGAGCATTACAGACTGAACAGCAATAGCAAAAAGGGCCACAAGCGCCCAGAAGAAAGTTTTATTCATCTTTTGAGAATCGCTACCTCTTCTATCTTTCTTAAATCCTGCAAAGGCGTAACCTCGATGTGCTGAAACAAACCAATACCTTTTTTTAAGATTTTACTCACATAACCGACCTGAATCCCCTCAGGGTACAAACCATCAACCCCCGATGTTATGACCTTATCACCTATCTTCACATCCTCTTCGTGAGGCATATATTTCAGATAACACACATCAGTTCCCCTGCCCTCTAAAATACCCTCCCCCCTTGAGGATTGAACTCGAACTGCAACCGAGGAATTTACATCAGTTATAAGAAGCACATTTGATACACCTTCGAAGACCCGGTGAATCCTGCCGACAAGCCCTGTTGGAGTGACTGCAACCATATCATTGGAGATGCCATCGTTTGCTCCCTTGTTTATCCATAAGACATGGAACCAGTTAGTCGGATCTCTGGCAAAGACCTCGGCTGTTGTAACATAGTCACGCCTTCTTTCCTTTAAGCCGAGCAGCATCCTCAGCCGCTTATTTTCATCCAATAT is from Nitrospirota bacterium and encodes:
- the mreC gene encoding rod shape-determining protein MreC translates to MFFKRKSFFSVTFILFVFALLTYQSLKARNKIFDFIVYPLTSVQRGVSSVSNGVKGIFNKYLMIVGKEEENKKLISRLRDIEKERNDYTEILDENKRLRMLLGLKERRRDYVTTAEVFARDPTNWFHVLWINKGANDGISNDMVAVTPTGLVGRIHRVFEGVSNVLLITDVNSSVAVRVQSSRGEGILEGRGTDVCYLKYMPHEEDVKIGDKVITSGVDGLYPEGIQVGYVSKILKKGIGLFQHIEVTPLQDLRKIEEVAILKR
- the mreD gene encoding rod shape-determining protein MreD, which translates into the protein MNKTFFWALVALFAIAVQSVMLSGPKPDLVLIIVCFYALRKGQLHGMLFGGGTGLVLDAISGFIIGPQLLSKAIAGFLFISLKEKFFNWGILLNTLAILLIFILDSLVVFVCLETFTATSSIGRNLSLFIPGMYTVILGMLVYPILRPKEIKVEETLIN